A single region of the Triticum dicoccoides isolate Atlit2015 ecotype Zavitan chromosome 2B, WEW_v2.0, whole genome shotgun sequence genome encodes:
- the LOC119361799 gene encoding 1-aminocyclopropane-1-carboxylate oxidase homolog 1-like encodes MSAAYDRTAELRALDTTCSGVRGLAASGITQLPRIFRVPDHHHDESPPPQALFQESPSAAATIPVIDLGGSDRAAVVAAVRRAAAEWGFFQITGHGVPLESMAAATEAVRGFHEADGCEGSDKARLYSREPDKAVKYHCNFDLHQSPVANWRDTLYLRMAPDPPDAGDLPDSCRDVLFEYAKQLKDLGKTLFDLLSEALGLEPSYLTDIECNQGQVIVCHYYPPCPQPELAIGTSRHSDYGFLTILLQDEIGGLQVLHDDRWVDVAPTPGAFIVNIGDLLQLVSNDGFRSVEHRVLAKNTAPRVSIACFFSTQFHPASTRMYGPIKELLSNENPPLYRETLVRDYVKHYFSIGLDGKTAISDFRL; translated from the exons ATGTCCGCCGCGTACGACCGCACGGCCGAACTCCGAGCGCTGGACACCACCTGCTCCGGCGTCCGCGGCCTTGCCGCCTCCGGCATCACGCAGCTCCCCCGCATTTTCCGCGTCCCCGACCATCACCACGACGAATCACCGCCACCGCAAGCTCTCTTCCAAGAATCGCCCTCGGCAGCGGCGACCATTCCCGTGATCGACCTCGGCGGCTCCGACCGCGCCGCCGTGGTGGCTGCCGTCCGCCGGGCGGCCGCGGAGTGGGGATTCTTCCAGATAACGGGTCATGGCGTGCCTCTAGAGTCGATGGCCGCGGCGACGGAGGCGGTGCGGGGATTCCACGAAGCCGACGGCTGCGAGGGCAGCGACAAGGCCAGGCTCTACTCGCGTGAGCCTGACAAGGCGGTCAAGTACCACTGCAACTTCGACCTGCACCAGTCGCCGGTGGCAAActggcgcgacacgctctacctccGCATGGCCCCCGACCCGCCCGACGCCGGCGACCTGCCGGATAGCTGCCG CGATGTGTTGTTTGAATACGCCAAGCAATTAAAGGACTTGGGGAAAACTTTGTTTGATCTGCTCTCGGAAGCTCTTGGGCTCGAACCGAGCTACCTGACAGATATAGAGTGCAACCAAGGACAGGTGATAGTATGTCACTACTACCCTCCATGCCCCCAGCCTGAACTCGCCATCGGGACAAGCCGGCATTCAGACTATGGCTTCCTAACCATACTTCTCCAAGACGAAATTGGCGGCCTTCAAGTCCTCCATGATGACCGGTGGGTCGATGTCGCACCGACACCTGGAGCATTCATCGTGAACATCGGTGATCTCTTACAG CTGGTCTCCAATGACGGGTTCAGGAGTGTGGAACATAGAGTTTTGGCGAAGAACACTGCGCCGAGGGTATCGATCGCGTGCTTCTTCAGCACGCAATTCCACCCTGCCTCGACGAGGATGTATGGTCCAATCAAGGAGCTGTTGTCCAATGAGAACCCGCCGTTGTACAGGGAGACCCTTGTCAGAGATTACGTGAAGCATTACTTCTCCATCGGGTTAGATGGGAAAACTGCGATCTCTGATTTCAGGTTGTGA